One Calorimonas adulescens DNA window includes the following coding sequences:
- a CDS encoding ABC transporter ATP-binding protein has product MELLEVKGLKKYFPVKGGFLSKTINYVKAVDGVSFNVKQGKTLGLVGESGCGKSTTGRTILRLYEPTEGAIYFEGIDIVTLDKEKLRAKRKDMQIIFQDPYASLNPRLTAGEIIGRAIDIHNIARGKERQRRILQLLDVVGLKREHYNRYPNEFSGGQRQRIGIARALAVNPKLIVCDEPISALDVSIQAQIINLLKDIQDQFNLTYIFIAHNLAVVKHISDTVAVMYLGKIVEMADRDELFLRPQHPYTAALFSAIPIPDPSKRHSRIKLEGDVPSPINLPPGCRFATRCPERTSICDEVEPDLIDIGGGHMVACHHRR; this is encoded by the coding sequence ATGGAACTTCTGGAGGTTAAGGGACTTAAAAAATATTTTCCTGTAAAAGGTGGCTTTCTTTCAAAGACAATCAATTACGTAAAGGCTGTGGACGGGGTCTCGTTCAATGTAAAACAGGGTAAGACCCTTGGACTGGTGGGCGAATCTGGCTGCGGCAAGTCTACTACTGGCAGGACCATCTTAAGGCTATATGAGCCTACAGAAGGGGCAATCTATTTTGAAGGCATAGATATTGTTACCCTTGATAAAGAAAAACTAAGGGCAAAGAGGAAGGATATGCAGATAATATTCCAAGACCCCTATGCATCGTTAAACCCCAGGCTTACAGCAGGAGAGATAATAGGCAGGGCCATAGACATACACAATATAGCAAGAGGGAAGGAAAGACAGAGGCGTATACTCCAGCTTCTGGATGTTGTTGGTCTAAAAAGGGAGCACTACAATAGATACCCCAATGAGTTTTCCGGAGGTCAGAGGCAGAGAATAGGAATAGCAAGGGCTCTGGCAGTAAATCCTAAACTGATAGTTTGCGACGAGCCCATATCTGCCCTGGATGTATCAATACAGGCCCAAATTATAAACCTATTGAAGGACATACAGGACCAGTTTAATCTCACCTATATCTTTATAGCTCACAACCTTGCCGTTGTAAAGCATATAAGCGACACCGTAGCTGTTATGTATCTCGGCAAGATTGTTGAGATGGCAGACAGGGATGAACTTTTCTTAAGGCCTCAGCATCCCTATACAGCGGCACTCTTCTCTGCCATACCTATACCTGATCCATCGAAGAGGCACTCAAGGATAAAACTGGAGGGAGATGTGCCAAGCCCAATAAACCTGCCACCAGGCTGCAGGTTTGCAACAAGATGTCCGGAAAGGACATCTATATGTGATGAGGTTGAACCAGACCTTATAGATATAGGAGGAGGGCATATGGTTGCCTGCCATCATAGGAGATGA
- a CDS encoding ABC transporter ATP-binding protein, which produces MPAVDDVSFEVMRGETLGIVGESGSGKSVTALSIMRLVPHPPGKIVGGSINFKGDELLTKKEYEMRMIRGNKIAMIFQDPMTSLNPLFTIGDQIIEALVTHQDLSRREARDRAIEMLKLVGIPSPEKRVDDYPHQMSGGMRQRVMIAMGLSCRPDLLIADEPTTALDVTIQAQILELISEMKQKMNMSVIIITHDLGVVAEVADRVVVMYAGRVMEYGSVKDVFSMPLHPYTRGLMDSIPKIDVNEDRLKSIEGTLPTLTEKFKGCRFKDRCVMADRVCHEEEPPIVEIDNRQVRCFKYI; this is translated from the coding sequence ATGCCAGCAGTAGATGATGTCAGCTTTGAGGTTATGAGAGGAGAAACATTGGGGATTGTAGGGGAATCGGGCAGCGGCAAGAGTGTCACTGCCCTCTCCATAATGCGACTGGTTCCTCACCCGCCAGGTAAGATAGTAGGTGGCTCAATAAACTTTAAGGGGGATGAGCTACTTACTAAAAAAGAATATGAGATGAGAATGATACGAGGTAATAAGATAGCCATGATATTTCAAGACCCAATGACCTCATTAAACCCACTCTTTACTATTGGCGATCAGATCATTGAGGCCTTAGTTACGCATCAGGACTTGAGCAGAAGAGAAGCGAGGGATAGAGCGATAGAGATGCTGAAGTTAGTGGGCATACCATCTCCAGAAAAGAGGGTAGATGACTATCCCCATCAAATGAGCGGTGGCATGAGGCAGAGGGTAATGATTGCCATGGGCCTCTCATGCAGGCCAGACCTGCTCATAGCTGATGAGCCCACCACAGCACTGGATGTCACGATACAGGCACAGATACTGGAGCTTATTTCGGAAATGAAGCAGAAAATGAACATGTCGGTTATAATAATAACCCACGATCTAGGTGTAGTGGCTGAAGTGGCTGACAGAGTGGTAGTGATGTATGCAGGAAGGGTTATGGAGTACGGCAGTGTAAAGGATGTATTTTCTATGCCGCTGCATCCGTATACCCGTGGTTTGATGGACTCAATTCCCAAAATTGATGTTAACGAAGATAGGTTAAAGTCTATTGAAGGGACATTGCCTACACTTACTGAGAAGTTTAAAGGATGCAGGTTTAAAGACAGATGTGTCATGGCAGATAGAGTATGTCATGAGGAAGAGCCACCTATAGTAGAAATTGATAATAGGCAGGTTCGCTGTTTCAAATATATTTGA